From Melitaea cinxia chromosome 3, ilMelCinx1.1, whole genome shotgun sequence, one genomic window encodes:
- the LOC123669561 gene encoding alpha-tocopherol transfer protein, giving the protein MPTPEYNVDFDLGEPPPDLQEYARLQCGEDPNSRLQAIYELRDMIYERGECTPHRMDDEYLLRFLRARNFIPQRAHRLMVNYYQFKEDNPELFENVYPLDLKRIGDNNIVSAPPYRDQHGRRLLFFRLGCWDPKETSVEDLFKATIFTLELGLLEQRTQILGGVALFDLEDLGIQHAWQITPSVATKIIKLLVSSFPTKTHAIHIINHSWIFDKIYNIFKPLLTKEMSSKIYFHGHDKTSLHKHISPDHLPERYGGTWPEYPYTIWLESLKTNFIVAKDILANGYKFREEEICPEVVRRLKEEGIKLS; this is encoded by the exons ATGCCAACTCCAGAATACAATGTGGACTTCGATCTCGGCGAGCCCCCACCAGATTTGCAGGAGTACGCTCGCCTCCAATGTGGCGAAGACCCTAATTCGCGGCTACAAGCAATTTACGAGCTTAGAGACATGATATATG AACGCGGCGAATGTACTCCCCATCGAATGGATGATGAGTATTTGTTACGATTTTTGAGGGCACGCAATTTTATTCCACAACGAGCACATAGACTG ATGGTAAATTATTACCAGTTTAAAGAAGATAATCCAGAGTTGTTTGAAAACGTTTACCCCTTAGACTTGAAGAGGATAGgagataataatattgtatcTGCGCCACCGTATCGTGATCAACATGGACGAAGATTGCTTTTTTTCAGACTTg GATGTTGGGATCCGAAGGAAACGTCGGTAGAAGATCTCTTCAAAGCCACCATATTTACATTAGAACTGGGCCTATTAGAGCAACGCACTCAAATATTAGGAGGAGTGGCATTGTTTGATCTGGAGGATCTGGGCATTCAACACGCCTGGCAAATTACTCCTTCAGTCgcaactaaaattattaagctTCTGGTG tcaTCTTTTCCAACGAAGACTCACgccatacatataattaatcatTCGTggatttttgataaaatatataatatattcaagccACTTCTTACGAAAGAGATGAGCTCTAAGATCTACTTCCACGGCCACGACAAAACTTCGCTTCACAAGCACATCAGTCCTGATCATTTACCAGAGAGATATGGAGGCACCTGGCCAGAATACCCGTACACGATTTGGCTTGaatctttaaaaacaaatttcatcGTAGCCAAAGATATTCTAGCAAATGGATACAAGTTTCGCGAAGAAGAAATTTGTCCTGAAGTAGTGAGACGACTTAAAGAGGAAGGCATAAAACTATCTTAA